In the Dehalococcoidia bacterium genome, one interval contains:
- a CDS encoding MBL fold metallo-hydrolase, with amino-acid sequence MARPFQVWEDIYTIGGPDLSAPDDCCVYLVKGSEPVMIDAGAGRSFDKLQQNIKRLGVAPEELASIIVTHAHIDHIGALQAFQSQFGTKIVAHELDTHAIETGEGTFAEFYGTTYLPCKVNLKLSKPEGSLTFGEHQFRVVHIPGHTPGSIAIYLDMAGKRVLFGQDIHGPYNPQWGADPSRARTSLKLLSNLNADILCEGHFGIYRPASEVNKYIQSYLRMLPSH; translated from the coding sequence ATGGCAAGACCGTTTCAAGTCTGGGAAGACATCTACACCATCGGCGGACCCGATCTATCGGCACCCGATGATTGCTGCGTGTACCTCGTCAAAGGATCGGAGCCAGTGATGATCGATGCCGGGGCAGGCAGGAGTTTCGATAAGCTCCAACAAAACATCAAGCGCCTCGGCGTCGCCCCCGAAGAGTTAGCCTCCATCATTGTCACCCACGCACATATCGACCACATCGGTGCGCTTCAGGCATTTCAGAGCCAGTTCGGCACCAAGATCGTGGCCCATGAACTGGACACCCACGCCATCGAGACCGGAGAGGGAACCTTCGCCGAATTCTACGGCACAACCTATCTCCCCTGCAAGGTCAACTTGAAACTCAGCAAACCGGAGGGAAGCCTGACCTTCGGCGAGCACCAATTCAGAGTTGTCCATATCCCCGGTCACACTCCGGGCAGTATCGCCATATATCTGGATATGGCAGGCAAACGCGTTCTCTTCGGACAGGATATTCACGGGCCCTACAATCCCCAGTGGGGAGCCGACCCCTCCAGGGCGCGAACATCCCTGAAGCTTCTCAGCAATCTGAATGCCGATATCCTCTGCGAAGGGCACTTCGGCATCTACCGACCGGCCAGCGAGGTCAACAAGTATATCCAGAGTTACCTTCGGATGCTACCCAGTCACTGA
- the ffh gene encoding signal recognition particle protein, translating into MFESLSDKLSSIFSKLGSKGKLNEKDVDEALRQVRLALLEADVNFKVAKEFIAKVRERAIGKAVLESLTPGQQVIKIVNEELIAMLGGGQNKLAHANVPPTVILMVGLQGAGKTTTTAKLGLHIRRSGQKPLLVAADPYRPAAITQLITLGKQLDLPVYSDEKTKSVKDICKQAMKRAKEIDASTVILDTAGRLHIDAELMRELEQVKDALHPTEVLLIADAMTGQEAVKIAEEFHTKVGLTGVILTKMDGDARGGAALSLRSVTGVPIKFVGTGEKADALEPFYPDRMASRILGMGDLLSFIEKAEATLDQKKALELEKKIRKSQFDLEDFLDQLQQIKKMGSITQLVDMIPGMSKITKKLPSNTGLEEKQMKKIEAIVLSMTPKERQSPDIIDGSRKRRIAQGSGTTTQDINQLLNQFKQMQKMMKQMSSGKMKGLRFPGM; encoded by the coding sequence ATGTTTGAATCGTTATCAGATAAGTTGTCATCCATATTCAGCAAACTCGGCAGCAAAGGCAAGCTGAACGAGAAGGACGTTGACGAGGCTCTGAGGCAGGTCAGGCTGGCGCTTCTGGAAGCCGACGTGAACTTCAAGGTGGCCAAGGAATTCATTGCCAAGGTGCGCGAACGGGCAATCGGCAAGGCAGTTCTGGAGAGCCTCACGCCCGGCCAGCAAGTCATCAAGATCGTCAACGAGGAACTGATCGCTATGCTGGGCGGCGGGCAGAACAAGCTCGCCCACGCAAACGTGCCTCCAACGGTTATTCTGATGGTCGGACTCCAGGGAGCGGGAAAGACAACCACTACCGCCAAACTGGGACTCCACATCAGGAGAAGCGGACAGAAGCCTTTACTGGTGGCTGCCGATCCCTACCGTCCCGCTGCCATCACACAGCTGATTACTCTAGGGAAACAGCTCGATCTGCCGGTTTACAGCGACGAAAAGACAAAGTCCGTGAAGGACATCTGTAAACAGGCCATGAAGCGAGCTAAGGAAATCGATGCCTCTACTGTCATTCTGGATACCGCCGGTCGGCTTCACATCGATGCGGAGCTCATGCGCGAACTGGAACAGGTCAAAGACGCGCTCCATCCCACGGAAGTGCTCCTCATCGCCGATGCCATGACAGGACAGGAAGCCGTCAAAATCGCTGAGGAGTTCCACACCAAAGTTGGACTCACCGGCGTCATCCTCACCAAGATGGATGGCGATGCCCGCGGCGGAGCCGCCCTTTCCCTCCGATCCGTCACCGGCGTGCCCATCAAGTTCGTGGGTACCGGGGAAAAAGCCGATGCCCTGGAGCCATTCTACCCGGATCGCATGGCCTCCCGAATTCTGGGGATGGGCGATCTTCTGAGCTTCATCGAAAAAGCGGAGGCTACCCTCGACCAGAAAAAGGCGCTGGAACTGGAGAAGAAAATCCGCAAATCCCAGTTCGACCTGGAAGACTTTCTGGACCAATTGCAGCAAATCAAGAAAATGGGGTCCATCACTCAGCTGGTCGATATGATCCCCGGCATGTCCAAAATCACCAAGAAACTTCCCTCCAACACGGGTCTGGAAGAAAAGCAAATGAAGAAAATCGAGGCCATCGTTCTCTCCATGACCCCCAAAGAACGCCAGTCTCCCGATATCATCGATGGCAGCCGGAAACGCCGCATCGCCCAGGGCAGCGGCACCACTACCCAGGACATCAACCAGCTCCTGAACCAGTTCAAACAGATGCAGAAAATGATGAAGCAAATGAGCTCCGGAAAAATGAAAGGCCTGCGTTTTCCGGGGATGTGA